In Romeriopsis navalis LEGE 11480, a single window of DNA contains:
- the yaaA gene encoding peroxide stress protein YaaA, whose protein sequence is MLMVISPAKTLDYSGADYPHFTTPAVLERSQHLIDELRAYEPPEISSLMKISDKLAQLNCQRYQDFHTPFTPENAKQALLVFKGDVYKGINVADYDEADLDFAQNHLRILSGLYGLLKPLDLMQPYRLEMGTKLATEAGKNLYEFWGDQIAQLINHDLAESATPCLVNLASNEYFKSVNLKQLNGRVLNIAFKENKQGIYKVIAIHAKRARGLMVDFVIQNRIEDVEQLKGFDTEGYYFNETLSDPDNWVFCRD, encoded by the coding sequence ATGTTGATGGTAATTTCGCCAGCCAAGACGCTGGACTACTCCGGGGCAGACTATCCCCATTTCACCACTCCAGCCGTTTTGGAGCGGAGTCAGCATCTGATTGACGAATTGCGCGCCTACGAGCCACCAGAAATATCGTCGCTGATGAAAATTAGCGATAAGCTGGCACAGCTCAATTGTCAGCGCTATCAGGATTTTCACACGCCGTTCACACCGGAGAATGCGAAGCAAGCGCTATTAGTATTTAAAGGCGATGTCTATAAGGGCATTAATGTCGCCGATTATGACGAAGCAGATTTAGACTTTGCGCAAAACCATTTGCGGATTCTTTCTGGGCTTTATGGACTGTTAAAACCATTGGATCTGATGCAGCCCTATCGATTGGAAATGGGGACAAAGCTGGCAACTGAGGCGGGTAAAAACTTATATGAGTTCTGGGGTGATCAGATCGCCCAATTGATTAATCATGACTTGGCAGAGTCAGCGACGCCCTGTTTAGTGAATCTAGCCTCGAATGAGTATTTTAAGTCGGTGAACCTGAAACAGTTAAACGGACGGGTGCTGAATATCGCGTTTAAAGAAAACAAGCAGGGTATTTATAAGGTGATTGCCATTCATGCAAAACGCGCCCGGGGACTGATGGTGGATTTTGTCATTCAGAATCGGATTGAAGACGTGGAGCAGCTGAAGGGCTTTGACACCGAAGGCTACTATTTCAATGAGACGCTTTCTGACCCCGATAATTGGGTATTTTGTCGGGATTAA
- a CDS encoding DUF6709 family protein translates to MWDGFIGKQIQRTNRNLLITTIGLVALPASFGIFGMRYWMNFFSGPVKTTGEALVKFDGKIPDRNFITVEGSKTTKTGVKETTTRRRRGRVTSRRVSANYSLLRIGKKLLIVKAKPEDAKSKTFTGELQPLSTKVQNRIIDPLTKKYPKAKSLFLPYMLDQEEDYTFPGYMGLVIGLPCAGFGVWNLLKLKKRKANPKVHPIVKQISGDQDADTVVSTIEQSMSAAQTIGKTTITHDWLFQPSFYGMKSVRLDHLVWFYQKVTTHKRYGIPIRKSYSTVLHDRAGRTIELAAKESQVSEVINLLYAKAPWAVTGYSDDLKKRWTKEREQMITAVDQRRQTA, encoded by the coding sequence ATGTGGGATGGATTTATTGGTAAGCAGATTCAGCGAACGAATCGCAACCTGTTGATTACCACCATTGGTTTAGTTGCCCTGCCGGCATCCTTCGGCATTTTCGGCATGCGCTACTGGATGAATTTCTTCTCCGGCCCAGTCAAAACGACGGGTGAAGCACTAGTCAAGTTCGATGGCAAAATTCCCGATCGTAACTTCATCACCGTGGAAGGCAGTAAAACGACCAAAACCGGCGTCAAAGAAACCACCACCAGACGACGACGAGGCCGCGTTACTAGCAGACGTGTCTCCGCCAACTACAGTCTCCTCCGGATTGGCAAAAAATTACTGATCGTCAAAGCCAAGCCGGAAGATGCAAAATCCAAGACTTTTACTGGCGAACTGCAGCCCCTCTCGACCAAAGTACAGAATCGCATTATCGACCCACTCACCAAGAAGTATCCCAAAGCCAAATCCCTCTTCCTTCCCTACATGTTGGACCAAGAGGAAGATTACACCTTCCCTGGCTATATGGGTCTTGTGATTGGTCTTCCCTGTGCTGGCTTCGGCGTTTGGAATTTGCTCAAGCTGAAAAAGCGCAAGGCAAACCCGAAAGTCCATCCAATCGTCAAACAGATTAGCGGCGATCAGGATGCGGATACCGTGGTTTCGACGATCGAACAATCTATGAGTGCGGCCCAAACGATCGGCAAAACCACCATTACCCACGATTGGCTATTTCAGCCCAGCTTCTACGGCATGAAGAGTGTCCGTCTCGATCACTTAGTTTGGTTCTACCAAAAAGTCACAACCCATAAACGTTACGGCATTCCGATTCGGAAGAGCTACTCAACGGTTTTGCACGATCGGGCGGGGCGCACCATCGAACTGGCCGCGAAGGAATCACAAGTCAGCGAAGTCATCAATTTGCTCTATGCCAAGGCCCCTTGGGCCGTTACTGGCTACAGCGACGACTTGAAAAAGCGCTGGACAAAAGAACGTGAGCAGATGATTACGGCGGTCGATCAACGACGTCAAACGGCATAG
- the hisA gene encoding 1-(5-phosphoribosyl)-5-[(5-phosphoribosylamino)methylideneamino]imidazole-4-carboxamide isomerase, translating into MEVIPAIDLLGGNCVRLYQGDYDQSQVFGEDPVAVAKQWEDQGATRLHLVDLDGAKSGEPVNLPVIAKVAAALKIPVQVGGGLRDRARVAELLSLGVQRAILGTVAVEKPELVGELCKEFPGQIVVGIDARNGKVATKGWLETSEVEATELAGRMAKLGAAAIIYTDIHRDGTLQGPNMESLRELAAGIDIPVVASGGVSSVQDLVNLLKLEPIGVTSAIVGRAIYTGDVDLKEAIQAVTWRDVPPEGEMNYLA; encoded by the coding sequence ATGGAAGTCATCCCCGCGATCGATCTATTGGGTGGAAACTGTGTGCGTCTCTACCAAGGCGACTACGACCAATCCCAAGTCTTTGGGGAAGACCCCGTGGCCGTCGCGAAACAGTGGGAAGACCAAGGAGCAACCCGTTTGCATTTGGTGGACCTCGATGGGGCAAAATCCGGTGAACCGGTGAATCTCCCCGTCATTGCCAAAGTTGCAGCGGCTTTGAAAATTCCAGTACAAGTGGGCGGCGGCCTGCGCGATCGGGCCCGCGTTGCCGAACTACTCAGTCTCGGTGTGCAACGGGCGATTCTCGGCACTGTCGCCGTGGAAAAACCGGAATTAGTGGGTGAATTGTGCAAAGAGTTTCCAGGGCAAATCGTCGTGGGGATTGATGCCCGCAACGGTAAGGTGGCGACAAAAGGTTGGCTAGAGACTTCGGAAGTCGAGGCGACAGAACTCGCGGGACGCATGGCCAAACTGGGTGCAGCGGCGATTATCTACACCGATATTCACCGGGATGGCACCTTGCAAGGACCGAATATGGAGTCACTGCGGGAATTAGCCGCAGGAATTGATATTCCTGTCGTCGCTTCGGGGGGTGTGAGTTCAGTGCAGGATCTCGTGAATTTGCTCAAGCTGGAGCCGATCGGTGTCACCAGTGCGATCGTCGGACGAGCCATCTACACCGGCGATGTTGATCTCAAAGAAGCCATCCAGGCCGTCACTTGGCGCGATGTCCCCCCTGAAGGTGAGATGAACTATTTGGCATAG
- a CDS encoding glycoside hydrolase family 57 protein has protein sequence MSLGYVALVLHAHLPFVRHPESDYVLEEEWLHEAIIETYIPLIHVFEGLQRDGIDFKITMSMTPPLTAMLQDPVLQERFDDYLGKLEELTELEIERHAKNGHMRYLAEYYAKEFHEVRKTWERYDRNLITAFKKFLDSNNLEIITCGATHGYFPLMKMYPQAVWSQIQVACESYEETFGRAPKGIWLPECAYYEGVERMLADAGLRYFLTDGHGILYARPRPRFGTYAPIFTESGVAAFGRDQESSQQVWSSEVGYPGAAEYREFYRDLGWDAEYEYIKPYIMPNGQRKNVGVKYHKITGKGVGSSDKELYDPYWAKEKAADHAGNFMDNRSKQIQHLNGAMGRKPIVVSPYDAELFGHWWYEGPWFIDYFCRKSWHDQQTYEMTHLADYLRGNPTQQVCRPSQSSWGYKGFHEYWLNETNAWIYPHLHKIAERMIELARMEPTDELEWRALNQAAREVLLAQSSDWAFIMRTGTMVPYAVRRTKSHVQRFNKIYDDLKIGKVDSGWLQKVEAIDNIFPNINYRVYRPM, from the coding sequence ATGAGCCTTGGATACGTCGCACTCGTGCTGCACGCTCACCTGCCCTTTGTCCGTCACCCTGAAAGTGACTATGTGCTGGAAGAAGAGTGGCTACACGAAGCGATTATCGAGACATACATCCCACTAATCCACGTTTTTGAGGGCCTGCAACGCGACGGTATCGACTTTAAGATCACCATGAGCATGACGCCGCCCCTAACGGCGATGCTTCAGGATCCCGTACTACAAGAACGGTTTGACGATTATCTGGGCAAACTCGAAGAACTAACTGAACTGGAAATCGAGCGCCATGCCAAAAATGGCCATATGCGATACCTGGCGGAGTATTACGCCAAGGAATTCCATGAGGTGCGTAAAACATGGGAACGGTACGATCGCAATTTAATTACCGCGTTCAAAAAATTCCTCGATAGCAACAACCTCGAAATCATCACCTGCGGGGCCACCCACGGCTATTTCCCGCTGATGAAAATGTATCCGCAGGCCGTCTGGTCGCAGATTCAGGTTGCTTGTGAGTCCTATGAAGAAACCTTTGGTCGCGCGCCCAAGGGCATCTGGCTACCGGAATGCGCCTACTACGAAGGCGTTGAGCGAATGCTCGCCGATGCCGGTTTACGCTACTTCCTCACCGATGGCCACGGAATTCTTTACGCCCGGCCCCGACCGCGTTTCGGCACCTATGCGCCGATCTTTACCGAGTCAGGTGTTGCCGCTTTTGGCCGTGATCAAGAGTCATCACAACAAGTATGGTCTTCCGAAGTCGGCTATCCGGGAGCCGCCGAATATCGTGAGTTCTATCGCGACTTGGGCTGGGATGCGGAGTACGAATACATCAAGCCCTACATTATGCCCAACGGCCAACGTAAAAACGTCGGTGTTAAGTATCACAAGATCACGGGTAAGGGCGTCGGCTCATCCGACAAGGAACTCTACGATCCTTACTGGGCCAAGGAAAAAGCCGCCGATCATGCAGGCAACTTCATGGACAATCGGTCCAAGCAGATCCAGCATCTAAATGGCGCAATGGGTCGTAAACCGATCGTCGTGTCACCTTACGATGCCGAGTTATTTGGACATTGGTGGTATGAAGGTCCGTGGTTTATTGACTACTTCTGCCGCAAGTCGTGGCATGACCAGCAGACCTACGAAATGACTCACCTAGCCGATTATCTGCGCGGCAATCCGACGCAGCAGGTTTGTCGTCCATCGCAGTCGAGTTGGGGCTACAAGGGCTTCCATGAATATTGGTTGAATGAAACCAATGCTTGGATCTATCCGCACCTGCACAAAATTGCGGAGCGGATGATTGAACTCGCTCGCATGGAACCTACCGACGAATTAGAATGGCGGGCATTAAACCAAGCGGCACGGGAAGTCCTGCTGGCCCAATCCTCTGACTGGGCATTTATTATGCGCACCGGCACCATGGTGCCCTATGCCGTACGCCGCACCAAATCCCATGTCCAACGCTTTAACAAAATCTACGACGATCTAAAAATCGGCAAAGTCGATTCCGGTTGGCTCCAGAAAGTCGAAGCGATCGACAATATCTTCCCGAACATCAATTATCGCGTCTATCGACCGATGTAG
- a CDS encoding Uma2 family endonuclease, giving the protein MWCQLHGYFHPSYLYPNVIESTVAKPLAEFLTQKNIEASPAWEFINGVACQKVMPTLFHSRLQRNLVNWINQNTDRYEAIQALRCIVPPISPVPDIAVLVVDLLPQTDGPFAAAPDWLIEIRSPDQSMLDLQNKILHCLSNGTELAWLIDIQRQQIWVWQAEELPMVYNDTDNLPGLTGLPQLQVAAVIAMTQQR; this is encoded by the coding sequence TTGTGGTGTCAGCTTCACGGTTATTTTCATCCAAGTTATCTTTATCCAAACGTAATAGAATCGACTGTCGCCAAGCCCCTTGCGGAATTTCTGACTCAGAAAAATATTGAGGCTTCTCCAGCCTGGGAATTTATTAATGGCGTTGCCTGTCAGAAAGTTATGCCGACGCTGTTTCATTCTCGTCTCCAGCGGAACTTAGTCAATTGGATTAACCAAAATACCGATCGCTATGAGGCGATCCAAGCGCTACGCTGTATTGTTCCGCCGATTTCGCCGGTTCCTGATATTGCTGTCCTCGTGGTCGATCTACTCCCGCAGACTGATGGTCCATTTGCAGCGGCTCCTGACTGGCTGATCGAAATCCGTTCCCCCGATCAAAGTATGCTGGATCTGCAAAACAAGATTCTCCATTGTTTGAGCAACGGTACCGAACTGGCATGGCTGATTGATATTCAGCGACAGCAAATCTGGGTGTGGCAGGCGGAAGAACTGCCGATGGTTTACAACGACACCGATAATTTGCCCGGATTAACCGGGCTCCCGCAACTGCAAGTCGCTGCTGTGATCGCGATGACTCAGCAGCGATGA